GTGTTTCGATTCCGGTTCAATACTGAGCTCGGGGAGGCCGTATATGCGGTTGAATCGCCGGACGGGCTTGGACCTGTCGGAGAGGGGGCCAGTGTCCTGATGCGCTACGATGAGAATAATCTGGGTGCAGGCGTCGGGTATCATGGCCAACACAGGGCGGTGACGCTTGGTTTTCCGTTCGAAACGGTCAATTACAGGGCCGATCGGCGGCATCTCATGCGGCTTGTGCTCGACTTTCTCAGTCGGTAACCGCTCGCCGGGCGACGCCGACACTCAACACGCTGCGAGTGGACACATTTGGGCGGTCGTTGTACAGAATTCTGCACGCCCCGTTATGTGCCGATGCACCCTCCTGAGCGCAGGAGCGCCATTTTGGGCGCGAAATGTGTTCAATGTGTGAAGAAGTGTCGCGTGGAATAGCGTTTGATCAGGGAGCGCTCGGCTGCAGAGTCGCAGCCCAATCGATACGTTCACCCCGTCGATGACGATGGCAGTCGGTCCGCATGCCGCGACACTCTGCCGCTTGGTTGGTGACCGATTGTTGCTCTACATAACATGCTAGGAGGTACCGTAGCAAAATGAAAATGCTTCGGAACATTATGACCATGGCCGTGCTGACACTTTTCGCCAGCAGCACGGTTGTCGCCCAGGAGACCATGAGTCTTCCTGAGAACGCGAAAGCCGGCGAATGCTATGCGCGTGTGACCACGCCCGCCAAGTTCAAGACCGAAACTGAGCGCATGCTCAACAAGGAAGCGAGCCACCGGATAGAGGTTACCCCCGCGACTTTCAAGACCGCCACGGAGAGAGTGCTTGTGAAGGAAGGTGGCGAGAAGATCATCCTTGTCGATGAGAACGGAAATCCACTGAAGGGCAATGTCAAGCCTGTCGTTCGCACCCTTTCAGACGGTAGCGTCGAGGTTACCTCGACCGCCTACGAGACGGTTACTGAGCGTGTACTGGTTAGTGAGGCCTACGATACGATCGAGGAGGTCGCACCGGCCACCTACGAGACTGTCACGGAGCGGATTCTTGTTGCTCCAGCCCGGACGGAATGGCAACCGAGCAAGGGACGTATCTACGGCAACGCTGTCGAAGACGGTAGTGGCGAACTCGTCACGAGATCCGATGCTACGACCGGCGAGCTGATGTGTCTGGTCGAGATC
This DNA window, taken from Rhodothermales bacterium, encodes the following:
- a CDS encoding peptidoglycan-binding protein, whose protein sequence is MLRNIMTMAVLTLFASSTVVAQETMSLPENAKAGECYARVTTPAKFKTETERMLNKEASHRIEVTPATFKTATERVLVKEGGEKIILVDENGNPLKGNVKPVVRTLSDGSVEVTSTAYETVTERVLVSEAYDTIEEVAPATYETVTERILVAPARTEWQPSKGRIYGNAVEDGSGELVTRSDATTGELMCLVEIPAEYKTVSKRVLKAPAKTRTVTVPAEYKTVTKRIPKKVFTKKIQTEPVYETVTRRVVDRAASERQIEIPAEYQTVTRQVKIADGATKWMPVLCDVNVTRENVMAIQRALQQRGFNPGTVDGQLGRGTMDAVLAFQRKEGLATGELTLQTVKKLGINL